A region of the Leishmania panamensis strain MHOM/PA/94/PSC-1 chromosome 10 sequence genome:
AGAGGCAATCACCAGCTCAGTACACGTCTATACAAACATTACAAACAGGCACGCGTGCTACggagaaagaagggggagagaggaggggaggggaggggaggggggcggtggtgagccACACCGCGACTTCAACCATGAAGaccgtagagagagagagaggagagagggagagcaccATTAGACATGcaggcacacccacccccaAAGACAGGCCACTCTGTCTTACTCACCATTCACACTGGGATGCCTTCttaccaccgccaccgacggCGAACCCTTTCTCTCACTGCGGTGGGAGAGACCCACGCCCATGGGGAGAGCAGGGGCTTCTCGGTCCGGGCTCCACGTTGACCTGGCGTCGCTCGCTGCAGCCTCCCCGCTGCACTGACTTGcttggagaagagaaggcgcCCGGCGGAGCGGTTGCTCCACGTTCTGCCACTTGTGCCAATGATGCTGATGTTGGTCCACTTGAATCGTAGCGCATCTGCATCAACGCCAGCACCTCTGGGGGGATGGATGGTCGTTGACGAGGTGAGTGCGCAAGAGAAGACGGGAGAGGtgccgcggtggtggaggttgGCGGTCCTGTCCTTTGCGGTGGTGAGGCGATGAATGTGGTCAGGGGTGGTGGGGCCATggtagaggaggggggcgacaCCAGTACCCGGGGGAGAGCGCTGGGGAAGGCGGAACTCGAGAACAAGCGCAGCTCGTCGGCAAGAGTCGGCTGCGGTGCAGTGGTAGAGGTCCGCGACTGCAGCATGAGCGATGCGGAGACGCGAGAGCGATCGCTTCGGGTGATGTGAAGGGCacccctgctgctcttcatgctgccgtcgctgctcgtGTGACGCTGACGACCGCTGTTGagaggagacggagaggagaCGGCGATGCATCCGTCCAATAGCGTGGCAGAGCTCACCGAGTGCTCCAGCCCTGCCCGCACAAGTGGGGTCGCAAGGGCGGAAGGTGGTGAGCGGAGTACGGAGAAGGACAAGGCTCGAtttgcgcagcggcggccgccccCGACGCTGCCACTTCTACTGCTGAGACTGTGGCTCCGATGAGAGGATCcacgcaggtgctgcggccaCTGTTCCGCAGCGCTTGCGATCGAGGTCGATGGGACAGACCAGGTGCTGAATCTATCTCGCGTCTCGCCGTGTCGCCGTGGGGCTTGGTTAAACTCGGTGGACGACAGCGAAGGCCGTTCACTCGGCGTGTGAGGAGCGAACGGCGAAAGCAACAGGGACGACGACGTCGGCAACGCccacgacggtggcggcgaggcggcgcgcagTTCAGATGGTAGCAACTGCGAGCAACGCGTACTGTACACCGCTTCCTCGACGGCGTCACCGCGATGGCACGCATCGACAGGCGAGAAAGCGTagggtggtggaggtgtgtgctgctgtcgctgctggcttggatgggggagggaaagcgcCGCTGGAGTGGAGTACACTGTTGGCCAACGCTCGGCACTgtcggtgttgctgctggcgccgaTGACGGAGCTAATGGTACTCCCGAACGTCAGTCGCTGCGGTGCGACTGCTAAGGCCTCGCTTAAGCAACTTCCACAGCTGTGAGTGCGACTTATAGGGCAGACGCTGGCGGATGAGGAGTGAGTGTCCATCAACGACTGTgactgtcgccgccgctggcgattctgctgctgcttccgcgGAGCCCACGAGCGTCGCCGTGCTACCGCGCTGCCGTAGACTCCACTGTCTGCTGCGCGCACGCCGCGTccctcgtcgtcttcgctgagaccgccaccgcagctggtGCGGGTACCGCCTACACTTCTAGGAGaggccatcgctgccgcgaGGAAAAAGCTGAGCGATCCGGTCGAGCATCGCGAGGGGGATGAGAGTGGCGAGGACGACAGGTGCTGAGGAGAGCGCACCAGGTTGCATGTCTTGGGTGTCattgccaccgccgtcgagCCGCCTCGCGTATACGTAAGGTGCGTCATGCGAGCCAAGAGCTGGATGTCTACCTCCTGAGCGCGCGACAACAAGCTCGCGCCACTATATCCACTGCAAAGCGCCGCGTTGTCGCCGTCCGCTTCActtggcgccgctgtcgaggTGCGACTCCTCCAGCCAGGCTGCACCTGCAGGGAGGAGCCGGAGGTGCGAAAGGCAGACGGGTGCAAGGGCGAGGCCGCAGCCGGGATGGCTTCTGCGACAGCAGTCCTTGGCGGGGTCATGGTTACGGCTGCAGAtgcctgtgctgctgcaggggaCGCATAGACACCAGAGAGACGTGTTGGTgtcttgctgctgctactactACTCCCGCGCACGTGTCTGTCATCGTCGCCTTCTCTGGCCGCTTGTAGGTTCTTTCGGCCCCCAGTCGTCGTTTCAGAGACGTCTAGCGGATGAGAATGAAAGTTgctcatgctgctgctgctgtgggttTTGTGTTCTTTCATGCGAGGGCACGGCGTCGACGTGGACCATGTGGAGGCGCGCAACAACGATTGCAAGCGTGCCTGCGCTGGAGTGGAGAAGATGGAGAGCATTGAAGACGGCGTGGAAGACTCAGCcggagtggtggtgaggtggacggtggccgcagcggcaccacggtggtggtgctcagcGCCGTTGCCTCTACCCCACGCGACAGTGCTCGGTGTCGAGAGGTGTAGGAGCCGGTCCTCTACGGATAGGGCAAGGCTGACGGCAACTCGGTGCGGTGTGCAGGCGGAGGGCTCCGCATTAGTCACGCCGGGAGCgatccagcagctgctgcgcgtcgtGGCGAGCGGCGAAAGCGGAGACGCCGACAGGTTGCTGTTGGACACCTCTTCGTCCTCCATGCCCACTACGCGGCGCATGGCGGTGTGGTTCTGCGAGGGCGGGCTAGACGACGTCGACGCGGCGCTTTCGCAGCaaccgtcgtcgtcgtcgtcgtcgtcgccctcGTCAGCGAGAAAGGGCCGCCGGTGACGTCGATGGCTATCGAGGCTGCATGTATAGCAACCCTGGGCACCTACATGCGCCCCGCCCTCGTCGACGTCTGAGGCGACCCTCGTTGAGCTGTCGCCCCCGTGATctggcgagaaagagagacggagcaTGTCGGACAGGTAGACTGTCGGCAGTGTCATGGCGCTCAACGCCGGGATGCCGACTGAGCTGCCGGCTTCGTCGACCTCCTCTAGTGCCTCGCCCACATCGATACTGCCGGCTTTGGTGTCGGTACGGACGTGCCACAGCGCGAACGacggagaggaagacggaGACAGCGATGCGACGCGAGAGAAGGATGGCAGTCGAGAGTCACGACAGCTGCGGACGCAATcatcgccacctccgcccacTGAAGCTACCGGCTCTGCACTCTTGTCCGGTGGCTCTGTAGCTCCGAGGCTGCTACagctgcgccggctgcgGCTCTCGTTATCGGCACCGTTACTCCTGTCAGGGCTGGTGCGCCTCACCACCGGCGTGTCCTCATCGAGCACTCCGCACTGGTGCGCTTCCGACGTGTTCTTCGCGCAGTCGAAATCATCTCGAGTGCGAGGCGTAGAGACCGCTATcctggctgccgctgcgtgccTGTCATCGATTGCAAGGCTGTTGGAGCagctctctctgtgtcggGGATGGGCAAACGCGGAGACTCCTCGACTGCTGTCGCCTTGGGACAGCGTGCTCTCTCGGCCGCACGCCTCTTCACTGGGCACTCGGCTTAATGGGAGAACATCTACGAGCGCGACGGTGGGCAGAGAAGCGCGACGCACAAAGTCTACCGGGATCGGAGACGGCAACACCGCCGAAGATGATGTCGCCGCTGTTCTGTCGACGCCCACAACACCAGTGGTGGCATGCAAAGAGGTGCTGAGGTCATCGTCATCGACGCGTATGGACGGCGATGACAGCATttgcgctgtgtgtgtgctgaccGACATCGCGGGTTGTGCTGCAGATCGCGACCCAGTGACAGAGGCTGGCGTGGAGGACGACGCGCCAGCAGTGTGGCGCGACACGGATGCTGCTGGGGACGGCGACAGTTGCCGATGACCGCTGGCGCCTTGCTGTGCAGCGTCCGGTtgtggccgccgcctccgcgcaGCTTGtcctctccgccaccgcaaTGGGAGGTCGTGTGGCTGCGGTGACGGCGAAGTGCTGCCACGGGCACGCGTCTGTGCCCAGGCGAGATGCAAGCCTCGCGCGGCAACGACAGAGTCTGCGCGTATCTCGTCTGCATCGTCAGATGTGTTGGTTCCATGGAACAggtgcagtgctgccgcagccgcagctggcCCTCCTCGCGGTCCCTCACTTTCCGGCCGATGTGTGTTTTGTGCATccggggagagaggcgtgtgTTCTGCCGTacgctgctgtggctcaCTTGCGTCGCCCTCACCGTCGTCAGCATCGAACATGCGTAGATCGAGATGACGCTGTCGCACCACAGTACgttgaagctgctgcagtagTCGTTCTCGTGCGATCACTTCACCGTGGATGCTGGAACCGACTTCGTCGACCTCTGTATCGTCATTGCCGCCACTCATGCGCTGACGTGGGTGCCGCGAGAGAAGCCAGCGTGACTGCTGCACGTTTTCCATAGCGGCCTCGCCTGGCGTGTCGTCTCCACTAGCAAGGGAAAATGAGTCGCGGCGCACGGGGTCGTAGTGACAGTCGGCGTTGTTCGATCGCAAAGTTGCCTCGACCGCCGCTGTGGAAATCGCTTGAGGACCAGAAGGGCGAatggctgtggtggcgaAAGAGACGATTGTCGTGCTGTCGCGCGGCACCGAGATGAGGGCTGAGGAAGTGGTATCGGGCGTGAGGGGAAGGGCTacaacggcgctgctggtatTCGAAGGTGCACCACCGTGCGAACCGGGAAGAGGTAGGGGCTGCatgctgccactgcggccAACGCGGTACTGCATGTGGTGCGGACCTGGCTGTGGCGGTCGATGATGGTGATAGTGGGGTTGGCCGGTGCCCAAcggctcctgctgctgagggTATGGATGAGGATGTGTAGTTCCTACAGAACTTGACGGCACCGCTGTTGACGTCAGCGTGGCTGCCACGCGCGCCATCGCGGCAGTCACCGACTCAGGGAGGGGGTGCTCCACCACAGAGAGCCCGCTCTCCGAGGAGCCTGCAGGGGGGGCAGTTGAGCTTCCCGAAGACGTTGCGAAGCGTTCCACGTGACGCTCACGAACGTCAAGTTCGGTATTCTGAGAGGCGTacactgttgctgttgctgaagGTGGCGTGCCCTCCGTCATCCAGCCACTGACGGCAGTAGAGGAGGAAGCCTTATGTAGCCGTCTTGCTCCGGGCGATCCGGAGGCGAGGAGCGGCACCGGCCGTGATGCGTGGAGGCAGGTAATCCTTTCACGCTGCCGCCGATGAAGGCTCACGAAGAGGGCGGTGTAGTCGAGCGGGCAGCTGCCGGAGTGCGGGGTTGGCAGAAAAGTGCGCGTGTGTCCGGTACACATAACCTTGAACTGAGGAGGCAGTGCCAGCCCGGTGGTTTCCATCGCCACACTCGCAACCGCTATGCGGTCGTAGCGAGGACCTATCACGCAGAGATGCGACCCGAGCGGGTGCACAGTGTGCGTTGACGTTCCCCAGGTGCGCGTGAAGACATCGGGGGGAAGATAGTCTAACGGATTCAtcaagggagaggggggggggcggtgcaATCACCGGTACAAGTCGCGAGAAaacgaaagggggaagaaaaaacgcCACCGTTCTGCAGGAGAAAGTGGCGgtgaagggaagggaggagagccaACCAAGCAGGTAAAGGATGaacgagagggggagggacgcgGTAACCTCTGTAGCACCCGTGCGCCTCTGTACAGCCGCTGATGCGCAGCTCTTCTACTTTGCACTGTATGGATTCACTCAGTCTGTGTCTCCCTGTGAGTGCGTGAGCTCCAGCAAGCGAACAAATCTGGTgggtttctctctctttctctctctctctctttctcccctaTCCTTCGTCTTCGCGCACACGGTAGAGGAAAGGTGGACGTCAAGCCGGACACGAAGACGAAGGCGATCCAAAGGGGTGTGGACTCGATggggtgctgttgctgctgctgctcgcctgCTCTCTACCTCAGGGCCCTTACTTGCTTTctcgtcttcgtcgtcgtcctcgtctttttccccttctcttgccgaagcgcacgcacgcacacacaggcagagcaGCGACCTTTCGATCAAGTTTCCTTCCGTCCTCTCTGCATCTCCGTCCGTCCGTGTCCGAGGACAGGCCTTTTAGATGGCCTAAGTGGACGCAGGGGACACGtgaaaaagcgagagaagcaaagtGGGGGAAGACGGCCACTGGATGAAACAGGTAGCAGTGATGGAACCAAtcgcgagagaggagagaggctgggctggtgatggtggtgagaTGGTCGTGCTGGGCAAacaggacgacgacgacgaaggGGAAAGTGAGGTAGGTGAGcagagcaaagagaggggcgtGTGGGtacagcgagagggagggagggagagcgaacGAGGCAGACCGACAGGGGGAGGGTGTTGAcaaacacatacacacacacgcacacacacacactagaAAGAACCAAAGATTGAGGTAACGTAAGGGTGACCCAGACTGAATGATGAATGTAGAGTGTATggggagaaagaaggaaacCGAAAAGAGGACAGTCCGAAGCTTCTGCCAACCCTACAGGGTCGCCTTGGCCAcgtgcggcagcgtctctAGCGCCCAATTAGcgtagggagagaggagggagagagggggaggggatgagTGAGTCTgaacagaagaagaaaacaaaccaACAAAAAATTCGCTCGTCTCTTGGCGTGCTCTGTGTGAGGTGCACGTCTACGGTAacagcgggggggggggagattGAAGAACGCCAACACAGTGAGGGGGAAGCTGATGGTAGTCGTAGCCCTGTgttcctgtgtgtgtgtgtgccagcaACCAATCGAGCAACACCACTACCGCTCTTTCGAGTGCAAGATTTTGAAAGTCTACACGAGGAATCGTATCGTCTTGGTAAGAGAGACCTGTAGAGAGAGCTGTGTGCATGCTCTTCGTGTGCCCATGAGGAGTGATGGAGCGAAGACACAGTGGGGCGGAGGCAAAAGAcgtgaggggggagagagaggggtggaagcagcagctttgAAGGTGTGTCAAGGTCACTTGCGTTGTTGTGAATTGAGTCAAAGAGCAGAAAGCGTGCCGCACgggtttttttcttctcttacccacgtgcacgcgtgtgctgGTGTGCCCGAAGGTGCGTCTCGCTACTTCAAGAGCGGTGTAAGCGCCACATGCACACCGACGCAAGCACAAGGAACGGACacgagagggaaggaggggccTGGAAGAAGGGGGTGTGTCGATGGGTGCAGGAGTTGTGGTGCACCCATCGGCACACACCAAGAGCCACGGACGAGGAACAGTGAGGGGGAgatgggggtgggtggggctACGGGAGACACCAACTGCAAGACGTACACAGACCCCGACCACACTCATCACCACTGCCCGTCTTCCccgtcttccccctctctcggtcACCGCCACGTAAaacgttttctttttcgtctGAGTTAACCAAATAGTGAATGAAAAGGGCAACCGCGATGGTGACAACGACAGGGGCGGTGCGGCCGAcatcgtcaccaccaccaccacctcctcccccctcttcccgcTGTTGtgcagagagcgaagaaggagcagaggtatatgtgtgtgtgtgtaagagagaaacgagcacacacacacacacacaccacgcacatgcgcacacgtgGAGAAGTACAAAGTAACACGAAATAAACAAGCAGTGATGTGAAGAGTTGTATTCACCACCGTCTTAGCCTGTCCAACAGACGGAGGGAAAGGGGCTCAGGTGAGTCCGGGGTTGCACAGTAACACTCTGCCTGAGcttctcactttctctctatTGCCGCACACGTTGTCTTTGCACCATCGCTGGaagcttttctctctgctggACAAGCGTCCACCATGCTTGTCCTTGCGAAGAACACAGCGACGCCACaacctccctcctccctctcccctttcctctcctttcacgCATCCTCGGAGAGCTTTATCTTCGCTTTTCTGTCTTGTTAGTCTTTAGGTCGCCTTAGTCGTCGGTTTCACCGCCTTAAAGCGAGGTACACCCttgcacagcgccagcccaACCAGTGTGCCGATCAGCGTTGGCTGCCAGTCGAAGTACAATATGCAGATCTCCCCTACCCAGCACGCATACTTGATCCAGCCGCTGAAGCTATTCAAGATGGCCATCGGTGTCACGCCGTGGTAAGCGTATTCCATTACAAACAGTGCCGCTATCACGTCCCACGGGCCGAACTGCTGCTCCGGGGCGGCCGTGCCGCCATAGTAGAGATAGTTGCCCAGCCACATTATCATACCCGAGAGggtggcgacgccgccgcagtaCATCATCAGTCCGCGGGAGCCCAGGGTCGGCAGGACTTGGTGGCACatggtgtgcagcagcatcattGCGTATGTCATGGCAAGGAAGTTATTCGTCAGGAAGgagtgcagcagccacgTCCACGGGCGAACGCTGTTGTCGACCCCCCACGTCTCCAGCCACCAGCGTTCCTCCGTGTTGCTAccggtgctgcagaggcAAAAGACGGTGAAGACAACGAAGTTGATGGCGTTGACGCTGTTGTAGATGTGTGGAAAGTTGGCGTAGTCGTCACGCAGGCCGTGGACGTGATCCATGaagctcttcttcttcttggctTGGCCCTTGCCACCCTTCTTGTTCTTGCTCCCCCTCGAGGACGAGTCGCTCTGTCGATCgctgccttcgccgccgctgtttgTCTTGGAATTCGGTTCTTCGCCCTTCTTACGGGTTTCCTCGGCATTGcggtcttcctcctcttgccgTTTCTGCTGACCCTTTTCCTGGCTCTTCACGCGTATCCAGCGATGCTGCATGGGGTGCTGAGACGGCAAGAACGGTGTGGCGAGCCGTGCCCTCCGCAGGAAGGTCGGGGCCGGCGTCTCGCTGCAGCTAACAGGACTCGTACGAAGGTTCACTGATGGAAAGCGGAACTGACGCTGAGAGATCAGTGTCGCTACCAACGCCATCGGTGGTGCCGCGTGCAGGAAagctgcctctgccttcatcgccacacagacgcacggcagcgacgaggtgctgctcggGTGTGTCACACGAGGCAGCGCGGCTGAGGTGACGGTTCTCACGACTTCACATACGCCGTGGAAGCGAAGCATGTTGTTGCTTGTTTATGTGGTTCCAGCTACCACTcgtgcagtggtggtgggggtggcgggggcggggggggggagaggtgaaCGTAAGTGTAGGTGAGGAAAGAATaccgagaagaggagagggagagtcaGAGATGATTCGCATGCTTCGCGACGAGGTAGTGTGCACTGCGAGAAGGCAGACGCCGCCTGCAACAAGGAGAGGAGTCTGCATGAATTCATCGGGAGGTGTGTGACAGGGTGGGGACCAGCTGTCTAGGACATGCGTCCAGAGTTCATCCTTCACTACGTGTAGaccccctcgcctctcccctgtGGTCtcgcgtacgtgtgcgtgcgagaaggccacacacacacacacacacacacacacacgtgcaccccTTCTACGTTGGAGAGGCAAAGCGGAGAGGtgcacttcctctcccttaCGCAGGCGGGTACGCGAGGGAAAAAGCGAGTGCCGTACTCGGCTCGCTGTTGGTACTGTCGTCTACGtccacatcagcagcgacgtcgctgGTCTCCCATTGTTCATATCTGCGTCTTTACTTGAATCACCGGTAGGCATGGGGTCAGAACAAGGGGTGGCCGCTGGCGGAGTGGAATCAAGGGACCGTGTGACGggcgctgccgtcggtgCTTTGATTGGAGATGGGGCGCTCTCCTttctgctggtgctgcgatGGTGTTGTGGAGGGCAAAGCGGGAGATGCGCCCGATTCACAGCTAAGGTTCGCATGGTTCTCGCTGTCCACCGCTTTCGCCTCCCACTCAACCGTGATGTCCACGGACATCaccgcgcgcgtgtgtgtgtgtgtgtgcctgtgggtgAGGAACGGTGGGTAGCGACGAGGTTCGAGTcaggggtgtgggtgtggggcgCATGGATAtaaaggggagggggagtcgTAGAGAatgcgggagagagggcttGACCAACGTTGCACTtcaaaggggagaggcaccAAAGCAcagcctccccctcccctctcccacacacagacgcagacagACGCAGATACACCCAAGTTAAAAGGGAATAGGGCTCTCAGAGAAAAGGCCTACAATGCCCATTGCTGACACGCCGGTGCGAGTGAGTGACTGTGCCTGGCTGGCTATGTTTGTCTCGCTCGCTCCACTCACAgcgaagaaagggagggagggggagggaaaaccAAGCAAAGACCCTCAGCTTTTCGTCTATGCATGCCGAGGTGACTGcaggcagacagacacgcTCACGTGCAGAGGCACATGACTTGTAATGCATCTAGGTGCGCCTAAAAGCACACCTTCAGCGCCTTGGCTGCCTCATCCCGTACGTCCGAGCTGGGGTCCTTGAGCAGCTGACGCAGGATCTGGAGAATGACGCCggtgcgctcctcctcgtcaaaCTGCAAGGGCGGCAACACGAAATCCGCGATGGCTCCAGCAGGACCGTACCCACTACGGCGGCCAGCGAGAAGCGGACGTACGGGCTTGTTCATCAAGATGCTGTATGCCATGGTGCCGGAGGGTAGCTCCGGCTTGTGGGAGGGCACAGACGCAGGTGTTGACGTGCTGAAGctcgcctcctcgtcatctTTCGCGTCCAGCAACGCTGTCGGCGTCGATATGGCGTGCACCGCTGATGAGCTGAGGAAGAGCACCTCCAAGATAGTCTTCGCCACCACCAAGCGCACGTTCAGTACCGGATCGCGGGCAAGCTGATCCAGGAGCGGAATGAACGCGGAGGTCTTGTCCACTCTCAGCCGCAGTGCAATGCGCAGAAGGGCACTGCGGCTGAGGTAGGTCTCCCACGCGGGGGCGTAGGCGCGGATGCGCGGCCAGAGTACATCATCGACGAGTGTGTTCACATTGAGGGAggcggcattggcaggggtgTTGGCGCCGCCAGTGCCGTAGCCCACGCCCAGTTGCCTCTCCGCATTGCCCTGCCTGGCGGCACCTCGGGCGCTCGCGACCGCGAGTTGCAAACACATCCGCTCCACTGCGTCGAGCGCAGCGTCGCGGACTGCCTTCACCTTGTCAaagagcaccgccaccagtAACGCCAGCAGCTCGGTACGAGCAAATTGATATaacgggtgcgtgtgcacccACAAGGCGGCGTCTGCACCGCCTTGTAGAGCGATCACAGCGGCATCAGAGAGGGAGCCGCGGGTCGTCTCGTTGGTGCTGCCCTCCCCGGAGACGCGTCCAGCATTGCCGAGGCTAAAGTCCATGGAGGAAATTCGCTCCGCAGTTTGGTGCTTTCCGTTTGATGCCGGCACGGGGGTAGCGGCGGCTGCCAGCAGTAGACACCCACAGAGGTGGGCCAGGAGCACTGCATACTGCTCACGCAACCGCCACAGCTCGTGCTGGGCCAGTTGCTGAAGGCACTGAAGAAGGGCATTGTACTGTACCTCAtcggcgctgtggtgcggCACACCTGCATCGCCTTCactgctctcctccacgtccCTGTGGAGGCTAGACGTCGACGAAGCGTCGCTCTTGCCATCAACCAGCCGACCCCGCGCCTGCCCGTTGCGACACTCTCCTTGGCGCTTCTGGTGAGGTGGCTGTCGCatgcgcatcagcagcaagTCGGTGAGTTGAGAGACGAGGGCCAGCTGCACTGTGGGTTTGTCGTCTGTCATCAGCCGCAGGAGCGCGTCCGTGTTGGAGTGAAGGTAGGGGGCCCACACAGAGGTCTCTACCTCATCTCTCGTCGTTGCAACGGGGGCAGACCCTGCCGGCAGCGACGGATCTGCGACCACCAAGAGACTCAAGGTTCGGGATAGCCCAGCGAGGGCTTcggcagagcggcagcggacgCGTGTATCGTCGTCACTGACAGCGACAAGGACGCACTGCGTGATGGCGTCCAGTAGCTGCAAAAGTGGCTCGCGTAGCAGAGGGAGCAGCAAAGACTGCTGCGACGGGGCCCACGCTTTGGCGCGCGCCTTCTCCCCACCAGTGCCCGCTGAGGAGctcagccgcagcacagcctCCGTTGCACTACCGAAGCAGCGCACGGCGCACCGCGCGGCGAGGCAACGGACCTCGACTTCCTCATCGTCTATCAGGTCATTCAGGGGCGACGCCCCAAAcggcgcggcgcacctcc
Encoded here:
- a CDS encoding hypothetical protein (TriTrypDB/GeneDB-style sysID: LpmP.10.0630), translated to MKAEAAFLHAAPPMALVATLISQRQFRFPSVNLRTSPVSCSETPAPTFLRRARLATPFLPSQHPMQHRWIRVKSQEKGQQKRQEEEDRNAEETRKKGEEPNSKTNSGGEGSDRQSDSSSRGSKNKKGGKGQAKKKKSFMDHVHGLRDDYANFPHIYNSVNAINFVVFTVFCLCSTGSNTEERWWLETWGVDNSVRPWTWLLHSFLTNNFLAMTYAMMLLHTMCHQVLPTLGSRGLMMYCGGVATLSGMIMWLGNYLYYGGTAAPEQQFGPWDVIAALFVMEYAYHGVTPMAILNSFSGWIKYACWVGEICILYFDWQPTLIGTLVGLALCKGVPRFKAVKPTTKAT
- a CDS encoding hypothetical protein (TriTrypDB/GeneDB-style sysID: LpmP.10.0620); this encodes MNPLDYLPPDVFTRTWGTSTHTVHPLGSHLCVIGPRYDRIAVASVAMETTGLALPPQFKVMCTGHTRTFLPTPHSGSCPLDYTALFVSLHRRQRERITCLHASRPVPLLASGSPGARRLHKASSSTAVSGWMTEGTPPSATATVYASQNTELDVRERHVERFATSSGSSTAPPAGSSESGLSVVEHPLPESVTAAMARVAATLTSTAVPSSSVGTTHPHPYPQQQEPLGTGQPHYHHHRPPQPGPHHMQYRVGRSGSMQPLPLPGSHGGAPSNTSSAVVALPLTPDTTSSALISVPRDSTTIVSFATTAIRPSGPQAISTAAVEATLRSNNADCHYDPVRRDSFSLASGDDTPGEAAMENVQQSRWLLSRHPRQRMSGGNDDTEVDEVGSSIHGEVIARERLLQQLQRTVVRQRHLDLRMFDADDGEGDASEPQQRTAEHTPLSPDAQNTHRPESEGPRGGPAAAAAALHLFHGTNTSDDADEIRADSVVAARGLHLAWAQTRARGSTSPSPQPHDLPLRWRRGQAARRRRPQPDAAQQGASGHRQLSPSPAASVSRHTAGASSSTPASVTGSRSAAQPAMSVSTHTAQMLSSPSIRVDDDDLSTSLHATTGVVGVDRTAATSSSAVLPSPIPVDFVRRASLPTVALVDVLPLSRVPSEEACGRESTLSQGDSSRGVSAFAHPRHRESCSNSLAIDDRHAAAARIAVSTPRTRDDFDCAKNTSEAHQCGVLDEDTPVVRRTSPDRSNGADNESRSRRSCSSLGATEPPDKSAEPVASVGGGGDDCVRSCRDSRLPSFSRVASLSPSSSPSFALWHVRTDTKAGSIDVGEALEEVDEAGSSVGIPALSAMTLPTVYLSDMLRLSFSPDHGGDSSTRVASDVDEGGAHVGAQGCYTCSLDSHRRHRRPFLADEGDDDDDDDGCCESAASTSSSPPSQNHTAMRRVVGMEDEEVSNSNLSASPLSPLATTRSSCWIAPGVTNAEPSACTPHRVAVSLALSVEDRLLHLSTPSTVAWGRGNGAEHHHRGAAAATVHLTTTPAESSTPSSMLSIFSTPAQARLQSLLRASTWSTSTPCPRMKEHKTHSSSSMSNFHSHPLDVSETTTGGRKNLQAAREGDDDRHVRGSSSSSSKTPTRLSGVYASPAAAQASAAVTMTPPRTAVAEAIPAAASPLHPSAFRTSGSSLQVQPGWRSRTSTAAPSEADGDNAALCSGYSGASLLSRAQEVDIQLLARMTHLTYTRGGSTAVAMTPKTCNLVRSPQHLSSSPLSSPSRCSTGSLSFFLAAAMASPRSVGGTRTSCGGGLSEDDEGRGVRAADSGVYGSAVARRRSWAPRKQQQNRQRRRQSQSLMDTHSSSASVCPISRTHSCGSCLSEALAVAPQRLTFGSTISSVIGASSNTDSAERWPTVYSTPAALSLPHPSQQRQQHTPPPPYAFSPVDACHRGDAVEEAVYSTRCSQLLPSELRAASPPPSWALPTSSSLLLSPFAPHTPSERPSLSSTEFNQAPRRHGETRDRFSTWSVPSTSIASAAEQWPQHLRGSSHRSHSLSSRSGSVGGGRRCANRALSFSVLRSPPSALATPLVRAGLEHSVSSATLLDGCIAVSSPSPLNSGRQRHTSSDGSMKSSRGALHITRSDRSRVSASLMLQSRTSTTAPQPTLADELRLFSSSAFPSALPRVLVSPPSSTMAPPPLTTFIASPPQRTGPPTSTTAAPLPSSLAHSPRQRPSIPPEVLALMQMRYDSSGPTSASLAQVAERGATAPPGAFSSPSKSVQRGGCSERRQVNVEPGPRSPCSPHGRGSLPPQ